The proteins below come from a single Halobacteriovorax sp. GB3 genomic window:
- a CDS encoding Hsp70 family protein, with the protein MAKFIGIDLGTTFSAAATVDVEGRPVIVRDSEGNNIIPSCVVVDGDTIEVGAHALDTWESSPEKGASRFKRIMGTTNKTINLSGKEFTPTELSSFVLKKIVKEVESQIGEIEEAVVTIPANFAHEAREATMLAAKKAGLKIKNIINEPTAAALYYAYKTGEDLDGIYAVFDLGGGTFDVSIIQAHGKNVEVLSSDGVSRLGGDDFDKAVIDLLCEKYKAISGNDLDPKEISLVQAEKAKKHLTIKETTKQKINGISVEVSRNDFQEKIKSLLAQIELLCESALDEAKIQTSQLKGIFLAGGSTRVPAIKEVVTKVFGKEPTSTANVDEVVALGAAIYATYRADRTKLSPGQKESVEKIKISETTNKCFGTITLTRDAARDDIVLKNTTLIPKGHKIPCSVTQSFYTTHEGQTGVNCKVTESSTIETDPKFVKIIWEGNLELPPNRPEGQKIDVTFSYDENQIMQCSFVDVATGKKTSVDLTMVSTENFDDNKIDKFLVE; encoded by the coding sequence ATGGCAAAATTTATTGGAATTGATTTAGGAACTACGTTTTCTGCTGCGGCAACTGTAGATGTAGAAGGACGACCTGTAATTGTAAGAGATAGCGAAGGTAATAATATTATCCCTTCTTGCGTGGTAGTTGATGGTGACACAATTGAAGTTGGAGCACATGCCTTAGATACTTGGGAAAGCTCTCCAGAGAAAGGAGCTTCACGATTTAAAAGAATAATGGGGACCACAAACAAAACCATTAACCTTTCTGGTAAAGAATTTACACCTACTGAGCTTAGTTCATTTGTTTTGAAAAAAATTGTGAAAGAAGTTGAATCGCAAATTGGTGAAATTGAGGAAGCTGTCGTAACAATACCTGCAAACTTTGCACATGAAGCTCGTGAAGCAACAATGCTTGCTGCTAAAAAGGCTGGCTTAAAAATTAAGAATATTATTAACGAGCCAACAGCTGCTGCACTTTATTACGCATATAAAACAGGAGAGGACCTTGATGGAATATATGCCGTCTTTGATCTTGGTGGTGGAACTTTTGATGTATCAATAATCCAAGCTCATGGGAAAAATGTTGAAGTTTTATCTTCAGACGGAGTTTCTAGACTAGGCGGAGATGACTTTGACAAAGCAGTTATTGATCTTCTTTGTGAAAAGTATAAGGCAATATCAGGAAATGATCTCGATCCAAAAGAAATATCATTAGTGCAAGCAGAAAAAGCTAAAAAGCACTTAACAATAAAGGAAACAACTAAGCAAAAAATCAACGGAATTAGTGTTGAAGTAAGTAGAAATGATTTCCAAGAAAAAATAAAGTCCCTTTTAGCACAAATAGAACTTTTGTGTGAGTCTGCCCTAGATGAAGCCAAGATCCAAACATCACAATTAAAAGGAATCTTTCTTGCAGGAGGATCAACAAGGGTCCCTGCAATTAAGGAAGTAGTTACAAAAGTATTTGGCAAAGAACCAACATCTACAGCAAACGTTGATGAAGTTGTAGCCCTAGGGGCAGCCATATATGCTACTTACAGAGCGGATAGAACTAAACTATCGCCTGGGCAAAAAGAAAGTGTTGAAAAAATTAAAATTAGTGAAACAACTAATAAGTGCTTCGGAACTATTACCCTCACGAGAGATGCTGCGAGAGATGATATTGTTCTGAAAAATACCACACTGATACCTAAAGGACATAAAATTCCATGTTCAGTTACACAATCTTTCTACACAACACATGAAGGACAAACAGGTGTTAACTGTAAGGTTACAGAATCTTCTACTATTGAGACAGATCCAAAGTTTGTAAAGATCATCTGGGAAGGAAACCTAGAGCTACCTCCAAATAGACCAGAAGGACAAAAGATTGATGTAACATTTTCTTATGATGAAAATCAAATTATGCAATGTTCTTTTGTCGATGTAGCTACTGGAAAAAAAACGTCAGTAGATCTCACGATGGTCTCAACAGAGAACTTCGATGATAACAAAATAGATAAATTCTTGGTGGAGTAA
- a CDS encoding HAD-IIB family hydrolase, whose product MIPSIVFSDFDGTLTHHTDFTKDFFSILEILEKNSIPLVIVTGRSISWGHFLLTHFSNLNHVICEGGGVIVGRKKGNHLYNDYLVEEKDRTRLRTFSKALLKKFHGLELTIDSIGRRTDRAIELDDLTEDLERMKEIKAFMEKEKINYSQSNVHLNFWCGEVSKYKAVVEFMKRNYSSISLDQTVFFGDSLNDESMFKNLSNTVGVSNIKSVLKKLEYEPSEILVGEENEGPKGVYNYLKSSLK is encoded by the coding sequence ATGATTCCTAGTATTGTATTCTCTGATTTTGATGGCACTCTTACTCATCACACTGATTTTACGAAAGACTTCTTTTCAATTCTTGAGATACTAGAAAAGAATTCCATTCCACTGGTTATTGTGACGGGAAGGTCTATTTCATGGGGACACTTTCTACTGACTCACTTCTCTAATCTCAATCATGTCATTTGTGAGGGCGGAGGAGTTATCGTTGGAAGAAAGAAAGGGAATCATCTCTACAACGACTACCTTGTAGAAGAGAAAGATCGAACAAGGCTTAGAACATTTTCAAAAGCACTTCTTAAAAAGTTTCATGGACTTGAGCTTACAATTGATTCAATTGGAAGGCGTACTGATAGGGCCATTGAACTTGATGATTTAACTGAAGATCTTGAGCGCATGAAAGAGATCAAAGCGTTCATGGAAAAAGAGAAGATCAATTACTCTCAATCCAATGTTCATTTGAATTTTTGGTGTGGAGAAGTTTCAAAGTATAAAGCTGTTGTTGAGTTTATGAAGAGAAATTATTCCAGTATTTCTCTCGATCAAACAGTTTTCTTTGGAGACTCTCTTAATGATGAATCGATGTTTAAAAATCTTTCCAACACAGTTGGTGTTTCCAATATTAAATCCGTTCTTAAAAAACTAGAGTATGAACCATCTGAAATTTTAGTTGGTGAAGAAAATGAAGGTCCAAAGGGAGTTTATAACTACCTTAAGTCCTCATTGAAATAA
- a CDS encoding M48 family metallopeptidase: MPHRLTEARNLANALRFCKDAQSNSMKNYSLRDFDNIKNVLYKTGMEITEVSTLYLGKCISDIKTLLKIPQESVKTFVYSSPEIQAECFLGSENECILRLTSGIVNLLSIEELKFVIGHEIGHFLLGHSGVFEPEQYWQSQSQEISADRVGLLCAGSLDVAFRALLKTTSGLDERHLTFNVSEFISQMKKFLEVANIKNNQSTHPSMVLRSRALIWFSASDFFLNYPEDHRRFDVKSVDSKVMNDFDKEIRIVEELEKQNVKNDLHFWTIAEYIFNLGKFTKESQKTVEKVLSTERMNKLKSLLSNFSPDEIKNEIQKNSESIETILLQSYAINPNEVKKEFLEKIYKALK, encoded by the coding sequence GTGCCGCATAGACTTACAGAAGCTAGAAATTTAGCGAATGCCCTTAGATTCTGTAAAGATGCTCAATCCAACTCAATGAAGAATTATTCACTTAGGGACTTCGATAACATTAAAAATGTTCTCTATAAAACAGGTATGGAAATTACTGAAGTCTCTACTCTTTACCTTGGGAAATGTATCTCAGATATCAAAACACTTTTAAAAATCCCTCAAGAATCAGTCAAAACTTTTGTTTATTCTTCCCCTGAAATCCAAGCAGAATGTTTTCTAGGAAGCGAGAACGAATGTATATTGCGGCTCACATCAGGAATAGTAAATTTATTATCTATCGAAGAATTGAAGTTTGTCATTGGCCATGAGATTGGACATTTTCTTCTTGGTCACTCTGGTGTTTTTGAACCAGAGCAATATTGGCAATCACAATCTCAAGAAATATCTGCGGATCGTGTTGGACTTTTATGTGCTGGATCTCTCGACGTCGCCTTTAGAGCACTCCTCAAGACAACGTCTGGTCTAGACGAAAGACATTTAACCTTCAACGTTAGTGAATTTATTTCACAAATGAAAAAGTTTCTAGAAGTAGCAAATATAAAAAATAATCAATCTACTCACCCGTCTATGGTTCTTAGATCTAGAGCATTAATCTGGTTTTCAGCAAGTGACTTTTTTTTGAATTATCCAGAGGACCACAGAAGATTTGATGTGAAAAGCGTCGATTCAAAAGTTATGAATGATTTTGATAAAGAAATTAGAATAGTAGAAGAACTAGAAAAGCAAAATGTTAAAAATGATCTCCATTTCTGGACTATTGCTGAATATATCTTCAATCTCGGCAAATTCACAAAAGAATCCCAAAAAACAGTTGAGAAAGTTTTAAGTACAGAAAGAATGAACAAGCTTAAATCTTTACTATCAAATTTCTCACCAGATGAAATTAAAAATGAGATTCAAAAGAACTCAGAATCGATAGAAACTATATTACTTCAAAGTTATGCTATTAACCCAAATGAAGTTAAAAAAGAATTCTTAGAAAAAATATATAAAGCCCTTAAATAA
- a CDS encoding TerB family tellurite resistance protein → MEKILAWIGVIIAWFLIQLAWRFIVSGVSAAGRTVTGKGNFKDNLNASFFGMEDFQMRLVDQPFENGEKNNLKVKSIEVKGRFPITSPKNAALVISVLDTTEEESLPVLSVLEDYREPDTAAFQAVVPMGQMKPEFGFPSWTKVGGFLPEFLETAYKGNRKLSVFLRLVDLENPPTIRLGYHGNDQKGLLWIQGQEFQHNMIYAGYREEQENRIKAHCSIIKLGVFAALSDNEFNEEEGLSIKKWMYQTLCFYSDFQFEDMKALFNQTFKEAYSQHQNGQLSVSDICATLNEIDNDSYKYEAVELCYDVVAADKKIETEEASMIRKISETLKLDFKEIEKIKDKRLVGLDSNAIGGASVEELLGINESMTPDEINSHLRREFQKWNSRLNTLPEGEERENAQKMLDLIAEARNNRAA, encoded by the coding sequence ATGGAAAAAATACTAGCATGGATAGGTGTTATTATAGCCTGGTTCCTAATTCAACTTGCGTGGAGATTTATAGTAAGCGGAGTTAGTGCTGCAGGCAGGACAGTAACAGGAAAGGGAAATTTTAAAGATAATTTAAATGCTTCATTTTTTGGAATGGAAGATTTCCAGATGAGACTAGTCGACCAACCTTTTGAGAATGGTGAGAAAAATAACTTAAAGGTGAAATCTATTGAAGTAAAAGGTCGATTTCCCATAACCTCACCAAAGAATGCGGCTTTGGTAATATCTGTTCTAGATACCACTGAGGAGGAGTCTCTTCCTGTATTATCAGTACTTGAAGATTATAGAGAACCTGATACAGCGGCTTTTCAAGCTGTAGTTCCTATGGGTCAAATGAAACCTGAATTTGGCTTCCCTAGCTGGACTAAAGTCGGAGGATTTCTTCCAGAGTTTTTAGAAACTGCATATAAAGGAAATAGAAAGTTATCTGTATTTCTTAGACTTGTCGACTTAGAAAACCCTCCCACTATCCGCCTTGGGTATCATGGAAACGATCAAAAAGGACTTCTTTGGATTCAGGGACAAGAGTTTCAGCACAATATGATCTATGCTGGCTATAGAGAAGAGCAAGAAAATCGTATCAAAGCTCATTGCTCGATAATTAAACTAGGAGTTTTCGCTGCTCTATCTGACAATGAATTTAACGAAGAAGAAGGACTATCAATTAAGAAATGGATGTATCAAACTCTTTGTTTCTACTCTGATTTCCAATTTGAAGATATGAAGGCTTTATTTAATCAAACATTTAAAGAAGCATACTCTCAACATCAAAATGGTCAACTCTCTGTATCTGATATTTGTGCGACCTTGAATGAGATTGATAATGATAGTTATAAATATGAGGCAGTAGAACTTTGTTATGATGTCGTTGCTGCAGACAAAAAGATAGAAACTGAAGAAGCCTCAATGATTAGAAAAATTTCAGAAACTCTTAAACTAGACTTTAAAGAGATTGAAAAGATTAAAGATAAGAGACTTGTTGGCCTTGACTCAAATGCTATTGGTGGTGCATCAGTTGAAGAACTCCTTGGGATAAATGAAAGCATGACTCCAGATGAGATTAATAGCCATCTAAGAAGAGAGTTTCAAAAGTGGAATAGTCGTTTAAACACTCTACCAGAAGGTGAAGAAAGAGAGAACGCACAAAAAATGCTAGATCTAATAGCAGAGGCAAGAAATAACCGTGCCGCATAG
- a CDS encoding pseudouridine synthase, whose translation MGIVKKHFGTDLYYAIYSVEEEQHFMRLDQFMQTFLPSWSRQQIKKRIKDKSIQILGRPGNNRPSTLVHHREHIQITMRDEGVEDEYWNGEKLELDKDPEIVFEDDDLAVISKPAYMSTHPTGRHLFNCATVVMEGRYQKTVHSVHRLDRETSGILVMGRNPKISTIMTDHFLYDRVRKCYFFIAIANEEYNGEIKFESNERLGSATKTGLKRVLINHYPEDSSDGKHARTLFHIIHQEGKYVIGLAFPQTGRQHQIRVHAMVQGLPLLGDKMYLGGFKMFQRFKDQIASTEDHDLMQITRHALHAMAIKIPYKGEERIFKSHIPLDLKAWLEQNIEMPISELEEKLSDGIDEYLNQ comes from the coding sequence ATGGGCATTGTAAAAAAACACTTCGGAACAGATTTATATTACGCAATTTATTCGGTCGAGGAAGAGCAACATTTCATGCGCCTCGACCAATTCATGCAAACCTTCCTTCCTAGTTGGTCGAGACAGCAAATTAAAAAGCGTATCAAAGACAAGAGCATCCAAATTCTAGGACGCCCGGGAAACAATCGCCCTTCAACTCTCGTGCACCATAGAGAGCATATTCAAATCACCATGCGTGATGAAGGCGTTGAAGACGAGTACTGGAATGGAGAAAAACTAGAGCTCGACAAAGATCCTGAAATTGTTTTTGAAGATGATGATCTCGCAGTTATCTCAAAACCAGCCTACATGTCCACTCACCCAACAGGTCGCCACTTATTTAATTGTGCAACTGTTGTCATGGAAGGACGCTATCAAAAGACTGTTCACTCTGTGCATAGACTCGATCGTGAAACATCGGGAATCCTCGTCATGGGTAGAAATCCAAAAATCTCCACAATTATGACGGATCACTTTCTCTATGATCGCGTAAGAAAGTGTTACTTCTTCATCGCAATTGCCAATGAAGAGTATAACGGTGAAATTAAATTTGAATCCAATGAAAGACTTGGTTCTGCAACTAAGACAGGACTTAAAAGAGTTCTCATCAATCACTATCCTGAAGATTCAAGTGATGGGAAGCACGCTAGAACACTCTTTCACATCATTCATCAAGAAGGAAAGTACGTTATTGGACTGGCCTTCCCACAAACAGGTCGCCAGCATCAAATTCGTGTACATGCCATGGTTCAAGGTCTTCCACTTTTGGGGGATAAAATGTATCTCGGTGGATTTAAAATGTTTCAACGTTTCAAGGATCAAATAGCGAGCACTGAAGATCACGATCTCATGCAGATTACTCGTCATGCTCTACATGCCATGGCCATAAAGATTCCTTATAAAGGTGAAGAAAGAATTTTCAAATCTCATATCCCACTAGATTTAAAAGCATGGCTTGAACAAAATATAGAAATGCCAATATCAGAACTAGAAGAAAAGCTCTCAGATGGTATTGATGAATATCTTAATCAGTAA